Proteins from one Capricornis sumatraensis isolate serow.1 chromosome 2, serow.2, whole genome shotgun sequence genomic window:
- the SVBP gene encoding small vasohibin-binding protein, with protein sequence MDPPARKEKPKVKEPVSRIEKAKQKSAQQELKQRQRAEIYALNRVMTELEQQQFDEFCKQMQPPGE encoded by the exons ATGGATCCACCTGCACGTAAAGAAAAGCCCAAAGTTAAAGAGCCTGTCAGCAGAATCGAGAAGGCCAAGCAGAAATCAGCCCAGCAGGAGCtgaagcagagacagagagcagaG ATCTATGCCCTCAACAGAGTCATGACAGAGCTGGAGCAGCAGCAGTTTGATGAATTCTGTAAACAGATGCAGCCTCCCGGAGAGTGA